Genomic DNA from Hordeum vulgare subsp. vulgare chromosome 2H, MorexV3_pseudomolecules_assembly, whole genome shotgun sequence:
TTTCCCTTTCTCTCCACGGTACCAGTGGTAGTACGAGAAGAGCAGTCCTAGGTGAGGGTGAGAAGAGCAGTCCTAGGTGAGGGTGAGGGCAGAGATGGCGAGCTTCAAGGGCCTTGCCGGCGAGGGGAGCGCGGCGCCGCCGCACGTCCTCGCCGTGGACGACAGCTCGGTGGACCGCGCCGTCATTTCCGGCATCCTCCGGAGCTCCAAGTTCCGCGGTGAGTAATCGACGAGATCATGTCCCGTTTcgatcctttcttcttcttcttttgccgtGGTTTAGTGACGAGATGTACATGCGCGTGCATGTGTGCATGCAGTGACGGCCGTGGACAGCGGGAAGAGGGCCCTTGAGCTACTGCGCTCCGTATGTGATCTTCCACATCACACCTTATTCTAtccctttttcttccggtatttcctTTTGTGATTTGCATGGGTTTTATCGTGTGATCTTGGGTGCTGCAGGAGGCCAATGTGAGCATGATAATCACCGACTACTGGATGCCGGAGATGACGGGCTACGAGCTCCTCAAGAAGGTCAAGGTAATACATACGACACGACATCCTTTCTTTCTTGCCAAACCTCGTATGGTAAATCATGCATGTATAGGAGTACTACACTACTTGATTGTTTGAGATGACAATGGAAGTgtgatggatgcatgcatgcatgcaggagtCGTCCAAGCTGAGGGGGATCCCCGTGGTCATCATGTCCTCGGAGAACGTGCCTACAAGGATCAGCAGGTCAGTATCCATCCCATGGCATGACCACCCCATGCATGTCATATTCTTTTTACTCGGTGGTAGCGTGCATACAATTCAGTTTTCTGCCCTTTGACACGTTTCTGCTCCGTCAGGTGCTTGGAGGAAGGAGCCGAGGATTTCCTGCTGAAGCCCGTCCAGCCGTCCGACGTGTCGCGCCTCTGCAGCCGTGTCCTCCGCTGAGCGCCGCGTGGTCGGGCTGCACCATCGGACGCTCCTGCATGGCGCGCGGGTTCAGTGTTTTGGCCTTTTGGGACGTGGACGCATGGGCGGCAGTAGAGTAGTAGGATGGCTGTCAGCATGCATGCAGTCTGTGTTTTGCTTCTGCTAATTAAGTAGGATGTGCCCTGTTTCCCTCTGTTATGTAGCAGTCGACGTACTATATCTCCGTCA
This window encodes:
- the LOC123430547 gene encoding two-component response regulator ORR11-like — protein: MASFKGLAGEGSAAPPHVLAVDDSSVDRAVISGILRSSKFRVTAVDSGKRALELLRSEANVSMIITDYWMPEMTGYELLKKVKESSKLRGIPVVIMSSENVPTRISRCLEEGAEDFLLKPVQPSDVSRLCSRVLR